The Henckelia pumila isolate YLH828 chromosome 2, ASM3356847v2, whole genome shotgun sequence genome includes a window with the following:
- the LOC140880518 gene encoding gibberellin 20 oxidase 1-D-like — protein sequence MKFENKPFIFDASILQHQSQIPPQFVWPDHEKPCSEPPPILDVPPIDLGGFLSGDPEAVSNAARLVDQACRKHGFFLVINHGIDLKLIEEAHKGIDLFFGNSLEEKENALRKPGDHCGYASSFANRFSSKLPWKETLSFRYSADPRLSNIVQSYFLKLMGEDYMTFGRVSQEYCEAMSNLSLDVMELLGMSLGVGRAYFREFFEGNDSIMRMNYYPPCQQPDLALGTGPHCDPTSLTILHQDEVGGLEVFVDEKWHSIPPNPHAFVVNIGDTFMALSNGIYKSCLHRAVVNSRNPRKSLAFFLCPRMNKIVSPPEQLVDEENPRNYPDFTWQRLLEFTQKHYRADMKTLQAFVKWLGAN from the exons atgaaatttgaaaataaaccCTTTATCTTTGATGCATCAATCTTGCAACACCAATCGCAAATACCACCACAATTCGTATGGCCTGATCACGAAAAACCATGTTCAGAGCCCCCTCCAATACTTGACGTGCCGCCCATAGATTTGGGAGGATTTCTGTCCGGTGATCCAGAGGCTGTATCTAATGCTGCCAGACTAGTCGATCAAGCCTGCCGAAAGCATGGCTTCTTTCTAGTCATAAACCATGGCATTGATTTGAAGCTCATAGAAGAAGCTCATAAAGGCATAGATTTGTTCTTTGGAAACTCCCTAGAGGAGAAAGAAAATGCTCTAAGAAAACCAGGGGACCATTGTGGCTATGCTAGCAGCTTCGCCAACAGATTCTCATCTAAACTTCCATGGAAAGAGACACTATCTTTTCGTTATAGTGCGGATCCTCGTCTCTCCAACATCGTCCAAAGctatttcttgaagttaatggGTGAAGATTACATGACATTTGG GAGGGTGAGCCAAGAGTATTGTGAAGCCATGAGCAATCTTTCTCTAGATGTTATGGAGCTTCTTGGAATGAGCCTCGGGGTTGGACGAGCTTATTTTCGAGAATTCTTCGAAGGAAATGATTCGATAATGAGAATGAACTATTATCCTCCTTGCCAACAACCTGATCTTGCACTCGGAACAGGGCCCCATTGCGATCCTACATCTCTCACAATTCTTCACCAGGATGAAGTTGGTGGACTTGAAGTGTTTGTCGACGAAAAATGGCATTCCATACCTCCAAATCCACATGCTTTTGTCGTCAACATTGGAGACACATTCATG GCTCTATCAAACGGGATCTACAAGAGCTGCTTGCACAGAGCTGTGGTAAACAGTAGAAATCCAAGAAAATCTCTCGCATTCTTCCTCTGCCCGAGAATGAACAAAATCGTGAGCCCTCCGGAACAACTAGTGGATGaagaaaacccaagaaactatcCAGATTTCACATGGCAGCGTCTACTCGAATTCACGCAGAAACATTATCGAGCCGACATGAAAActctccaagcttttgtgaaaTGGTTAGGCGCTAACTAA